The Nitrospinota bacterium genome has a segment encoding these proteins:
- a CDS encoding NADH-quinone oxidoreductase subunit B, with protein sequence MAGLYRTETEMSLGNNVIVTQMTQAVNWARKYSFFIYPFITACCGMEFMSVAGPRYDLDRMGAAFPRFSPRQADLLMVVGTISHKQAPILTKVYNQMTEPKWVVAYGVCTVSGGFYDNYSTVMGIDTLIPVDVYIPGCPPRPEMVIDALMKLQDKVQGETLEDHVKGPALVTPASKL encoded by the coding sequence ATGGCTGGACTATACAGAACCGAGACGGAAATGAGTCTGGGTAACAACGTAATCGTAACGCAAATGACCCAGGCCGTAAACTGGGCACGTAAATATTCCTTTTTTATATATCCCTTCATCACAGCATGTTGTGGAATGGAGTTCATGTCAGTAGCTGGTCCCCGATACGATCTTGACAGGATGGGTGCGGCGTTTCCCAGGTTTTCACCCAGGCAGGCCGATCTGCTGATGGTTGTAGGAACCATCAGCCACAAACAGGCCCCCATTCTCACCAAGGTCTATAACCAGATGACCGAACCCAAATGGGTGGTCGCTTATGGGGTTTGCACGGTTTCAGGTGGATTCTATGATAACTACTCCACTGTTATGGGTATTGATACCCTCATTCCAGTTGATGTCTATATACCGGGATGTCCTCCAAGACCAGAAATGGTGATCGATGCCCTGATGAAACTGCAGGATAAAGTACAAGGGGAAACTCTGGAAGACCACGTTAAGGGACCTGCTCTCGTCACACCAGCCAGCAAGCTCTAA
- a CDS encoding inorganic diphosphatase: protein MKSFVASLLIHILFPVISEANSCNLPCNVAPGLKYKDPYTLSSKKHFLKDWPSKDSSGNVNAVIEIPAGRTDKWEVSKEHGNLKWDFKKGKPRVLKYIGYPGNYGMVPGTLLPKESGGDGDPLDIILLGPPLERGEVASAKLIGVLKLDDHGEQDDKLIAVQFNSPLKKADSISELDERFPGITEILELWFTNYKGKMKSRGYGNRQEAEKILTEASRHYQSTDPTP, encoded by the coding sequence ATGAAATCTTTTGTCGCCTCCTTATTGATCCATATTCTTTTTCCCGTAATTTCAGAAGCTAACTCCTGTAACTTACCGTGCAATGTTGCTCCCGGCTTGAAGTATAAAGACCCCTATACCCTGTCTTCGAAAAAGCACTTTCTGAAAGACTGGCCCAGTAAAGATTCATCAGGAAATGTCAACGCGGTGATTGAGATTCCCGCAGGAAGGACAGATAAATGGGAAGTGAGCAAAGAACATGGAAACTTGAAATGGGACTTCAAAAAAGGCAAACCGCGAGTTCTTAAATATATTGGATACCCGGGCAATTATGGAATGGTGCCAGGCACCCTGTTGCCGAAAGAATCCGGAGGCGATGGTGACCCTTTAGACATAATTCTGCTTGGACCTCCTCTAGAACGGGGTGAAGTCGCTTCAGCCAAACTGATCGGAGTCCTTAAACTTGACGACCATGGAGAACAAGACGACAAATTAATCGCTGTTCAATTTAATTCACCCCTTAAAAAAGCGGATTCCATTTCAGAGCTAGACGAACGTTTTCCCGGAATCACAGAAATCCTGGAACTGTGGTTCACGAACTATAAAGGAAAAATGAAATCCAGAGGGTATGGCAACCGGCAAGAAGCTGAAAAAATTCTGACAGAAGCCTCCCGCCATTATCAATCAACAGATCCCACTCCTTGA
- a CDS encoding c-type cytochrome: MKHKVRLYKSIITLLVLTGACYFASSVMAQEHEMDHGAMGHSAPGEEYRTGEPMDHGAMDHGAMGHEEGDSLFRTRGAHDQLDETRPQDIDSLRARGRNIYLHMCVFCHGKDGNGGGKAVEYLYPWPRDFREGIFKFRSTPTGTLPRDEDLYRTIINGIPGTSMPAWKDALSPEDTWALIGHIKNFSSRFKKEKPGKKIEVKKVLESTPELVARGKELYKTLKCYRCHGESLKGDGELAESLMDAWKHAVFVHDITNPHYFKSGHKAEDLFRTITSGLDGTPMGSYIHIPEEDRWALVHYIRSKLVKEFKEAEFETDVYSLPVGVELNTDPSSPVWEGVASKNLVLRPLSARRGAVEFINVASVNNGEQLAIRLQWEDPTHDAFSELHSDIFRDGVAVQFALGAVTLHTHGHNEPFFGMGNRNKPVNIWHWKAGLEETLEAEDDLEYAGGGVDMDALIYGGIMSNPVARLNTTGENPVEELNAEGFGTVTPQPGENQNVEGSGEWKDG, translated from the coding sequence ATGAAACATAAAGTACGATTATATAAATCAATAATAACTTTACTGGTGTTAACTGGCGCGTGTTATTTCGCTTCTTCAGTGATGGCACAGGAACATGAAATGGATCATGGCGCAATGGGTCATTCTGCTCCCGGAGAAGAGTATCGGACTGGTGAGCCAATGGATCATGGAGCCATGGATCATGGCGCAATGGGGCATGAAGAAGGGGATAGTTTATTCCGTACCCGGGGAGCTCATGACCAGCTTGACGAAACCAGGCCTCAGGACATTGACAGTCTGCGGGCTCGTGGTCGGAATATTTATTTGCACATGTGTGTGTTCTGTCATGGAAAGGACGGTAACGGCGGCGGCAAGGCGGTGGAATATTTATATCCCTGGCCCAGGGATTTCAGGGAAGGTATTTTTAAATTTCGTTCTACTCCGACGGGCACTCTTCCCAGAGATGAAGATCTTTACAGGACCATCATCAATGGCATACCGGGAACATCCATGCCGGCATGGAAGGATGCATTGAGCCCTGAAGATACATGGGCTTTGATCGGGCATATCAAAAACTTTTCTTCACGTTTCAAAAAGGAAAAGCCTGGTAAAAAAATAGAGGTGAAAAAGGTTCTTGAGTCCACACCAGAACTGGTGGCCCGTGGCAAGGAACTTTATAAGACATTAAAATGTTATCGTTGTCATGGAGAATCATTAAAGGGAGATGGAGAGCTGGCGGAATCCCTCATGGATGCCTGGAAGCATGCTGTGTTTGTGCATGACATCACTAATCCGCATTATTTTAAAAGTGGACATAAAGCGGAGGATCTTTTCAGGACGATAACTTCCGGGCTCGATGGAACGCCCATGGGTTCCTACATCCATATTCCCGAAGAAGATCGCTGGGCATTGGTGCACTACATTCGCTCCAAACTTGTTAAAGAGTTTAAGGAGGCTGAGTTTGAAACGGATGTTTATTCTCTTCCAGTAGGAGTCGAATTGAACACCGATCCTTCCAGTCCCGTTTGGGAAGGGGTGGCTTCGAAAAACCTGGTATTGAGGCCGTTATCGGCTCGGCGAGGTGCGGTGGAGTTCATCAACGTTGCCTCGGTAAACAATGGAGAACAACTGGCAATACGCTTGCAGTGGGAAGACCCGACTCATGACGCTTTTTCAGAATTGCATTCAGATATATTCCGCGATGGCGTAGCAGTGCAATTTGCCCTTGGAGCCGTGACACTTCACACTCACGGGCATAACGAACCATTTTTCGGGATGGGCAACCGCAATAAGCCGGTGAATATCTGGCATTGGAAAGCCGGACTGGAAGAAACCCTTGAAGCCGAAGACGACCTTGAGTATGCGGGGGGTGGAGTAGATATGGACGCGCTGATCTATGGTGGAATCATGTCCAACCCGGTTGCCAGACTGAACACCACGGGTGAGAACCCGGTTGAAGAACTGAACGCGGAAGGTTTCGGCACAGTCACTCCGCAACCTGGTGAAAACCAGAATGTGGAGGGTTCCGGCGAATGGAAAGATGGAAT
- a CDS encoding DUF1566 domain-containing protein has protein sequence MPVISKFLIAAFLVFFLNAVPVGAASFVDNQNGSVTDSTTGLMWQQGDSFHDLKKGLNWYDALEYVAIKNSEKFAGHSDWRLPTIQELNSLWIASGKIKSKDDEALGLPNGFANGGSYYIWTRDERGLDHAWYFGLGHKENYFNLKELSDMEQGAKLVRSAGKGD, from the coding sequence ATGCCGGTTATTTCTAAATTTCTTATAGCAGCCTTCCTTGTTTTTTTTCTTAACGCTGTTCCGGTTGGGGCGGCGAGTTTCGTCGATAACCAAAATGGTAGCGTTACAGACTCCACCACGGGTTTGATGTGGCAGCAGGGAGATTCTTTCCACGATTTAAAAAAAGGTCTCAACTGGTACGATGCCCTGGAGTATGTCGCGATAAAAAACTCAGAAAAGTTTGCCGGTCATAGCGATTGGCGTTTGCCAACAATTCAGGAACTAAATAGTCTATGGATTGCTTCTGGAAAAATTAAAAGTAAGGATGATGAAGCTCTTGGGTTGCCCAACGGGTTTGCAAACGGAGGAAGCTATTATATTTGGACCAGGGACGAGCGTGGTTTAGACCATGCCTGGTACTTTGGCCTTGGCCATAAAGAAAACTACTTTAACCTCAAAGAGCTGTCAGATATGGAGCAAGGTGCAAAATTGGTCCGCTCTGCTGGGAAGGGTGATTAA
- a CDS encoding ribonuclease Z encodes MGSGTAVPSLERNSSGALIQEEGTNTLVDFGYGTLKQLLNLGITYHDIDRIFFTHNHPDHICDLIPFLFGAKYSPGARKRDLEIVAGPGFQKFLNKLFSTFGNWLTPKEYLFQITEIDEGSKNFGCHQVLFKKVRHIDMSRGYRFVNSEGKSVAFSGDTDYCEGMIELGRRADLMILECATPDDTKLPGHLVPSLAGKLAKAADCKKLCLTHFYPPCDMNAIRETVSNLYQGELVLARDLMQFEL; translated from the coding sequence CTGGGTTCTGGTACAGCAGTGCCCTCATTGGAGCGCAACTCATCGGGAGCGCTCATTCAGGAGGAGGGCACCAATACCCTGGTTGATTTTGGGTATGGAACTTTAAAACAACTCTTGAACCTGGGAATCACCTACCACGACATTGACCGAATTTTTTTCACACACAATCACCCGGATCATATTTGTGATTTGATTCCTTTTCTATTTGGCGCAAAGTATAGCCCTGGGGCAAGGAAGAGAGACTTGGAAATTGTAGCGGGTCCCGGCTTCCAGAAATTTTTAAACAAACTATTTTCCACATTCGGGAACTGGCTTACCCCTAAGGAATACCTTTTCCAGATCACTGAAATTGATGAGGGTTCGAAAAACTTTGGCTGTCATCAGGTACTTTTCAAAAAAGTCAGGCATATTGACATGAGCCGAGGCTACCGGTTTGTGAACTCAGAGGGCAAGTCGGTGGCATTTTCCGGAGACACTGATTATTGCGAAGGAATGATAGAACTTGGCAGGCGAGCAGACCTGATGATTCTGGAATGTGCCACTCCTGATGATACCAAGTTACCAGGGCATCTGGTTCCCTCGCTGGCCGGCAAGTTGGCGAAAGCAGCGGATTGCAAAAAACTCTGCCTAACTCATTTTTATCCACCCTGCGATATGAATGCTATCCGCGAAACAGTTTCAAATCTTTATCAGGGTGAACTGGTTCTGGCCCGCGACCTCATGCAGTTCGAATTATAA
- the hemG gene encoding protoporphyrinogen oxidase, whose protein sequence is MKKIIIIGGGIAGLAAAFRIQKEISSGSDLECILLEGGDRFGGKIATERSDGFVIERGPDSFISQKPAAIQFCQQLGIGDSLVSTNPETPNTYVYTGGKLVTMPDGLSLMIPTKFLPFALTPLFSLPGKIRMAFDLLIPKKSDKSDESLASFVRRRMGEEALKKMAEPMLAGIYASDPESMSIGSTFPMFVETERKYRSLILGMLARKKAMLLNSSKRPKSNFSLFMTLKDGLGEMVAAAITKSPDIQFKSGARVESIVGSAGNWSVGLEGGVKYKADALILATPGHITARFIESVSPKAAELLKQIKYVSTATVTIAYKKEGFSHALDGFGFVVPKCEGRSILACTWTSSKFPHRTPDGYVMLRCYLGGALQEDIAEKDEKTMADLVKQDLKEIMGIKEEPVFCKVYHNRKSNVQYHVNHSERIDSIMGELQEGIFLAGSAYRGIGIPDCIQSGTRSAEAAIELMTGKPKSET, encoded by the coding sequence ATGAAAAAAATCATCATTATAGGAGGTGGAATAGCCGGGTTGGCAGCGGCTTTCCGTATCCAGAAGGAAATATCAAGTGGCTCTGACCTGGAATGTATCCTGCTTGAAGGTGGGGATCGTTTTGGAGGGAAAATAGCTACCGAAAGATCAGATGGGTTCGTCATTGAACGGGGCCCCGACTCATTTATCTCGCAAAAACCTGCCGCCATTCAATTTTGCCAGCAATTAGGCATCGGAGACAGCTTGGTTTCAACCAACCCGGAAACTCCAAATACCTATGTTTACACAGGCGGTAAGCTTGTGACAATGCCAGATGGATTAAGCTTGATGATTCCCACCAAATTTTTGCCGTTTGCCCTGACACCTTTATTCAGTCTGCCGGGGAAAATACGCATGGCGTTCGATCTTTTAATTCCAAAGAAATCCGATAAGAGCGATGAGAGTCTGGCTTCATTTGTTCGCAGAAGAATGGGTGAGGAAGCATTAAAAAAAATGGCCGAACCTATGCTGGCTGGTATTTATGCCAGCGATCCGGAAAGCATGAGTATTGGAAGCACCTTTCCCATGTTTGTTGAGACTGAGCGTAAATATCGATCCTTGATTCTGGGCATGCTGGCACGAAAAAAAGCCATGTTGTTGAACTCCAGCAAGCGCCCAAAAAGTAATTTCAGCTTGTTCATGACCTTAAAAGATGGATTGGGAGAAATGGTTGCAGCGGCAATTACAAAATCCCCTGATATCCAATTTAAGTCTGGTGCAAGAGTGGAGTCTATTGTTGGAAGTGCGGGCAACTGGTCTGTTGGGTTGGAGGGAGGCGTTAAGTATAAAGCCGATGCGCTGATACTGGCTACACCCGGTCATATAACAGCCCGGTTTATTGAGTCTGTATCTCCTAAAGCCGCAGAACTTTTAAAGCAGATCAAATATGTTTCCACCGCGACAGTGACCATTGCATACAAGAAGGAAGGATTTTCTCACGCTCTGGATGGCTTTGGGTTTGTCGTCCCGAAATGCGAAGGAAGAAGTATTCTTGCCTGCACATGGACGTCTTCAAAATTTCCGCATCGGACTCCAGATGGATATGTCATGCTTCGCTGCTACCTTGGAGGTGCCTTGCAGGAGGACATCGCTGAGAAAGATGAAAAAACGATGGCAGACCTGGTCAAACAGGACTTGAAAGAAATAATGGGAATAAAAGAAGAGCCTGTTTTTTGCAAAGTTTACCATAATAGAAAATCAAACGTGCAATACCATGTGAACCACTCTGAACGAATTGATTCCATCATGGGGGAGTTGCAGGAAGGTATTTTTCTTGCGGGAAGCGCATACCGTGGAATTGGAATACCCGATTGTATCCAGAGCGGGACCCGGTCGGCAGAGGCAGCGATAGAATTGATGACAGGAAAACCCAAATCGGAAACCTAG
- a CDS encoding DUF2939 domain-containing protein: MKKDKNTLKLAVSISIPVLIYLIWPYMALLKLYIGLESNNKGIVMEEVNWPSFRDKIESDLNRYVKEVLNKNLAQENIKLSFRSLSLTRKIADQIATPEGLIHLYHFPDNYANQIKKIFAKKAEPKHLSPPSKEKPLNIEGPNIPSLWDQINYIFFIDISHFKASFKINNKPFTIIWERQGFDWKVETLDLPLI, encoded by the coding sequence TTGAAGAAAGATAAAAACACACTCAAACTTGCTGTTTCCATATCTATTCCGGTCCTTATATATTTAATTTGGCCCTATATGGCTTTGTTAAAATTATATATTGGTTTGGAGTCTAACAATAAAGGTATAGTCATGGAGGAAGTAAATTGGCCCTCTTTCAGGGACAAAATTGAGAGTGATCTTAACCGTTATGTCAAGGAAGTCTTAAATAAAAATCTTGCGCAGGAAAATATAAAATTGAGCTTTAGGTCTCTCTCGCTAACCAGAAAAATCGCAGATCAGATAGCCACACCAGAGGGGTTAATCCATCTTTACCACTTTCCAGATAATTACGCCAATCAGATTAAAAAAATATTTGCAAAAAAAGCCGAACCAAAACATTTAAGTCCCCCTTCAAAAGAGAAACCTTTAAATATTGAGGGGCCAAACATTCCCAGCCTTTGGGATCAAATTAATTATATTTTCTTCATAGACATTTCTCATTTTAAGGCAAGCTTTAAAATTAACAACAAACCTTTTACTATTATATGGGAACGACAAGGATTCGACTGGAAAGTAGAAACACTAGACTTGCCATTGATTTAA
- a CDS encoding peptide ABC transporter substrate-binding protein: MKILNAIHSFWLSVVISLLIGCGSSASNDESVFRMSIKNEPPTLDWTLATDSVSFTILTNIMEGLTQYDSELNARPAIAKKWEYSKDGQTITFFLRDDVYWSDGKPVTAADFEYSWKRLLAPETAAQYAYFLFDIENAAQYNSGEITDPDKVGVKALAPDVLEVRLKKPVVYFPSITTFMVTFPVREEVIKKHGDSWTEPGNIVTNGPYTLEEWQHEYKMVLKANPLHYEGKPKVDLIRVFVVQEPTTALTLYETGELDYLELPPVAIPHYKSSPEYRNKPQLRGYYYGFNVQKKPFDNVLVRQAFAHAIDRSRIPLFLKGGEIPSSSWIPKGMFGYNENIGSKFNPDKARALLEQAGYPDGKGFPKVTAVFNTGDLNRFIGEFIQAQWKEHLNVHIDFESQEWKVFLSRLDLDPPEIFRLGWGADFPDPDNFMNLFITTSGNNRLRWSNSRYDELIALGSALKNPQKRKAVYDKAQILITEKEVPMIPLFVSAQNLLVKPYVQGLKNNAMELLYLKRIHLQK, encoded by the coding sequence ATGAAAATTCTCAACGCAATTCATTCATTCTGGTTGTCAGTTGTAATTTCTCTGCTTATCGGTTGCGGTTCATCTGCTTCAAATGACGAATCTGTATTTCGCATGTCCATAAAAAACGAGCCCCCGACCCTGGATTGGACGCTCGCTACAGATAGTGTTTCTTTCACCATTCTCACCAATATCATGGAAGGGCTCACCCAGTATGACTCAGAGCTAAACGCCAGACCCGCAATCGCCAAAAAATGGGAATACTCAAAGGACGGGCAAACCATTACTTTTTTTCTGCGTGATGATGTTTATTGGAGTGATGGTAAACCTGTTACCGCGGCAGATTTTGAGTATTCCTGGAAACGATTGCTGGCACCTGAAACCGCTGCCCAGTATGCCTACTTCCTTTTCGATATTGAAAATGCCGCGCAATATAATTCAGGGGAAATTACCGACCCGGACAAAGTCGGCGTAAAAGCTCTCGCCCCTGATGTGCTTGAAGTCCGATTGAAAAAACCCGTGGTTTATTTTCCCAGTATCACTACGTTCATGGTCACCTTTCCCGTAAGGGAGGAGGTCATTAAAAAACATGGTGACTCCTGGACGGAACCGGGAAATATTGTCACCAACGGTCCCTACACACTGGAAGAATGGCAGCACGAATACAAAATGGTGCTAAAGGCTAATCCTCTCCACTATGAAGGAAAGCCCAAGGTAGATTTAATCCGTGTTTTTGTGGTGCAGGAACCTACCACCGCACTGACCCTTTATGAAACCGGAGAACTGGATTACCTGGAATTGCCCCCTGTAGCCATCCCCCATTATAAATCCAGCCCTGAATACAGGAACAAGCCTCAATTAAGAGGTTACTACTATGGTTTTAATGTACAAAAAAAGCCTTTTGATAATGTGCTTGTAAGACAGGCTTTTGCCCATGCCATCGACCGCTCCCGCATTCCCTTATTCTTAAAAGGTGGCGAGATCCCTTCCTCATCCTGGATCCCAAAAGGCATGTTCGGTTACAACGAAAATATTGGGTCCAAGTTTAATCCGGATAAGGCTAGAGCCTTATTGGAGCAAGCAGGGTATCCTGATGGAAAGGGATTCCCCAAGGTTACAGCGGTTTTTAATACCGGTGATCTCAACCGTTTCATAGGAGAATTCATCCAGGCTCAATGGAAAGAGCACCTGAACGTGCATATAGATTTCGAAAGTCAGGAATGGAAAGTTTTTCTCAGCCGGTTGGATTTAGACCCGCCGGAAATTTTCAGATTGGGGTGGGGAGCGGACTTTCCCGACCCGGACAACTTCATGAACCTGTTCATTACAACCAGCGGTAATAACCGACTACGATGGTCGAATTCAAGATATGATGAATTGATCGCCCTTGGCTCCGCATTGAAAAATCCGCAGAAACGAAAAGCGGTTTACGATAAAGCCCAGATCCTGATTACCGAGAAAGAAGTTCCAATGATTCCGCTTTTTGTTTCAGCACAAAATCTGTTAGTCAAACCCTATGTACAGGGATTGAAGAACAACGCTATGGAACTTTTATATCTGAAAAGAATTCACCTGCAAAAATAA
- a CDS encoding NADH:ubiquinone oxidoreductase, subunit F produces the protein MEVVEEQGQAVAEKQGQIKITVCMSLSGIAEGSEAVYAEFQKQIGEMQANATLGERTCEMGQVGCRGYCSRDVLVDVYVPGQDRVTYEKVKPAMVKNILNDHIVGGKVFKKAASKEDYYETLGRQTRVALEHGGAIDPENIDDYIKVGGYESLKKVLTTMKPDEVIAEVKKSGLRGKGGGGFVTAEKWEKAVKAPTDEKGTRYIMVNGDEGNPASYMDRSVMEGATHQVLEGLLIGAYAIGATEGIIYTRSDYAIAVKRLNLAIKQARERGFLGDNIMGTDFSINIRVHEGLEAFIGGESTALMQSVEGKRPFPKAQPPQSCESGLWGKPTVLNNAETWATVPKIIKNGADWYAAMGNENAQGCKVWAISGNIKYNGLMELDMKTTFKEAIEDYCGGIQKKKDLKVVHVGGVTGGFLPPEKADTPTDYESLLEAGVLMGQASFAAYDESACVIDLSLFSIGFNEGETCGKCTPCRIGLTLIKNKLTDIAEGRGKLEDLDKLQALCEEISQTSLCGLGETAPKAILTGLKYFRKEYERHIVDQVCDAARCTGLYRYVVKEEDCVACGACIKPCPTGAITGGTRKVAAHIDMDLCINCNACYQACGFLAIA, from the coding sequence ATGGAAGTCGTCGAAGAACAGGGCCAGGCCGTCGCTGAAAAACAGGGCCAGATAAAAATTACCGTTTGCATGAGTCTTAGTGGAATTGCAGAGGGAAGTGAGGCGGTTTATGCCGAATTTCAGAAGCAGATTGGTGAAATGCAAGCCAATGCCACGCTGGGTGAAAGAACATGTGAAATGGGACAGGTAGGGTGCAGAGGCTATTGCAGTCGCGATGTTCTGGTAGATGTTTATGTTCCCGGTCAAGACCGCGTGACTTACGAGAAAGTCAAGCCGGCGATGGTTAAAAATATTTTGAACGACCATATTGTCGGCGGCAAGGTATTTAAAAAGGCTGCTTCCAAAGAAGATTATTATGAAACTCTCGGCAGGCAGACCCGTGTAGCGCTGGAGCACGGAGGTGCCATTGACCCTGAAAATATTGATGATTATATAAAAGTCGGTGGTTATGAGTCTTTGAAAAAAGTTCTGACTACCATGAAGCCCGATGAAGTTATCGCGGAGGTTAAAAAGTCTGGTTTGCGTGGTAAAGGTGGTGGCGGATTTGTAACCGCCGAAAAATGGGAAAAAGCTGTGAAAGCTCCAACTGACGAAAAGGGTACACGTTACATCATGGTCAATGGAGATGAGGGCAACCCGGCTTCTTACATGGATCGCAGTGTTATGGAAGGCGCTACGCATCAGGTTCTGGAAGGTCTGCTGATCGGAGCTTATGCCATAGGTGCGACCGAGGGAATTATTTACACCCGTTCTGATTATGCTATTGCCGTTAAGCGTCTGAACCTTGCCATCAAACAGGCCAGGGAAAGAGGTTTCCTCGGCGACAATATCATGGGAACGGATTTCAGCATCAACATTCGGGTGCATGAAGGACTTGAAGCGTTTATTGGTGGTGAGTCTACGGCTTTGATGCAGTCTGTTGAGGGAAAACGTCCTTTCCCGAAAGCACAGCCTCCACAATCCTGTGAATCAGGGTTATGGGGCAAGCCGACCGTTTTGAACAATGCTGAGACCTGGGCCACGGTTCCCAAGATCATCAAGAATGGAGCAGACTGGTATGCAGCAATGGGAAATGAAAATGCTCAGGGTTGTAAAGTCTGGGCGATTTCCGGAAATATCAAGTACAACGGTTTGATGGAACTTGATATGAAAACCACCTTCAAGGAAGCCATTGAAGATTATTGTGGAGGCATCCAGAAGAAAAAAGATCTTAAAGTGGTGCATGTGGGTGGTGTTACGGGCGGATTTTTGCCACCGGAAAAAGCTGACACCCCAACAGATTATGAAAGCCTTCTTGAAGCCGGTGTGTTGATGGGGCAGGCAAGTTTTGCGGCCTATGATGAGTCGGCCTGTGTGATTGACCTTTCGCTTTTTTCGATAGGATTTAACGAGGGCGAGACTTGTGGAAAATGTACACCATGTCGAATTGGCCTGACACTGATCAAAAACAAATTGACGGATATCGCGGAAGGCAGGGGCAAACTTGAAGATTTGGACAAGCTTCAGGCTTTGTGTGAAGAAATCAGCCAGACTTCGTTATGTGGTCTGGGTGAAACAGCTCCGAAAGCGATTCTGACCGGCTTGAAATATTTCCGCAAAGAATATGAGCGTCACATTGTAGACCAGGTATGTGACGCGGCACGTTGTACAGGTTTATATCGCTATGTCGTTAAGGAAGAAGATTGTGTTGCCTGCGGTGCGTGCATCAAGCCTTGTCCAACAGGGGCAATAACAGGAGGCACACGTAAAGTGGCGGCGCATATTGATATGGATTTGTGCATCAACTGCAACGCTTGTTACCAGGCTTGCGGGTTTCTGGCGATTGCTTAG